One region of Streptomyces sp. NBC_00442 genomic DNA includes:
- a CDS encoding Lrp/AsnC family transcriptional regulator translates to MAAEQMATGDARPVPPRPLDEIDHDILRILQAEGRASIRSVAERVHVSRANAYARINRLVEDSVIRGFTARVDHERAGQGAAAYITLKIVQNSWRTVREQLQQLPGAAHIALVSGDFDVLLLVHTPDNRALRELVLTRIQSIPEVLSTRTLLVFEETDLDPV, encoded by the coding sequence ATGGCAGCTGAACAAATGGCCACCGGCGACGCACGGCCGGTGCCACCGCGCCCGCTGGACGAGATCGACCACGACATCCTGCGGATCCTTCAGGCGGAGGGCCGGGCCTCGATACGGTCCGTGGCCGAGCGGGTGCACGTCTCGCGCGCCAACGCCTACGCCAGGATCAACCGGCTCGTCGAGGACAGCGTGATCCGCGGCTTCACCGCGCGTGTGGACCACGAGAGGGCGGGCCAGGGCGCCGCCGCGTACATCACGCTCAAAATCGTCCAGAACTCGTGGCGCACCGTCCGCGAGCAACTCCAACAGCTGCCGGGCGCCGCCCACATCGCCCTGGTGAGCGGGGACTTCGACGTGCTGCTCCTGGTGCACACACCCGACAACAGAGCCCTGCGCGAGCTCGTCCTCACCCGGATCCAGTCCATCCCGGAGGTGCTCTCCACGCGGACGCTCCTGGTGTTCGAGGAGACGGACCTGGACCCCGTGTAA
- the paaA gene encoding 1,2-phenylacetyl-CoA epoxidase subunit PaaA, whose amino-acid sequence MTGVTATATAAAETGDAHRAVFDAAVAADERIEPRDWMPEEYRSSLVRQMAQHAHSEIIGMQPEANWITRAPSLRRKAILMAKVQDEAGHGLYLYSAAETLGTGRDELLDKLHSGRQKYSSIFNYPTLTWADVGAIGWLVDGAAITNQVPLCRCSYGPYARAMVRICKEESFHQRQGFELLLALSRGTPEQHAMAQDAVNRWWWPSLMMFGPPDDASAHSAQSMAWKIKRHSNDELRQRFVDIAVGQAEALGLSLPDPDLRWNEERGHHDFGEIDWTEFWEVLKGNGPCNEQRITQRRRAHEEGAWVRDAAAAYATKQQAQHANGEATA is encoded by the coding sequence ATGACCGGAGTGACCGCGACAGCCACGGCAGCCGCAGAGACGGGCGACGCGCACCGGGCGGTGTTCGACGCGGCCGTCGCCGCGGACGAGCGGATCGAGCCGCGCGACTGGATGCCCGAGGAGTACCGCTCCTCGCTGGTCCGCCAGATGGCGCAGCACGCCCATTCCGAGATCATCGGCATGCAGCCGGAGGCCAACTGGATCACCCGCGCCCCGTCCCTGCGCCGCAAGGCGATCCTGATGGCGAAGGTCCAGGACGAGGCGGGCCACGGCCTCTACCTGTACAGCGCGGCCGAAACGCTCGGCACCGGCCGCGACGAGCTCCTCGACAAGCTGCACTCGGGCCGCCAGAAGTACTCCTCGATCTTCAACTACCCCACCCTGACCTGGGCCGACGTCGGCGCGATCGGCTGGCTGGTGGACGGCGCGGCGATCACCAACCAGGTCCCGCTGTGCCGCTGCTCCTATGGGCCGTACGCCCGCGCGATGGTCCGCATCTGCAAGGAGGAGTCCTTCCATCAGCGCCAGGGGTTCGAGCTCCTGCTGGCACTGTCCCGGGGCACGCCCGAGCAGCACGCCATGGCGCAGGACGCGGTGAACCGCTGGTGGTGGCCGTCGCTGATGATGTTCGGCCCGCCCGACGACGCCTCGGCGCACTCCGCCCAGTCGATGGCCTGGAAGATCAAGCGGCACTCCAACGACGAGCTGCGCCAGCGTTTCGTGGACATAGCGGTCGGCCAGGCCGAGGCCCTCGGGCTGAGCCTGCCCGACCCCGATCTGCGCTGGAACGAGGAGCGCGGCCACCACGACTTCGGCGAGATCGACTGGACGGAGTTCTGGGAGGTCCTCAAGGGCAACGGCCCCTGCAACGAGCAGCGGATCACCCAGCGCCGCCGTGCCCACGAGGAAGGCGCCTGGGTCCGCGACGCGGCCGCCGCCTACGCCACGAAGCAGCAAGCGCAGCACGCGAACGGAGAGGCAACGGCATGA
- a CDS encoding HTTM domain-containing protein: MTTYDHDEPAGHRSPATGTSRPPAGTGAIHTSATPGPAQVPPGPGETWAARAVRVASAAALGPYQSAVVRIGFSATWLFFLLRELPNRRELYGPDGPWSWGLGNRLVDGNHAFTVLLWSDSTVWFEVVYALAVVSSVLLLLGWRTRTMSVVFMIGVLSLQNRSVFAGDGGDNVIHLMAIYLVFTRCARVWSLDARRLARGGRDRVGPVLWAVCGLALLAGTWRTSGAGVFGAGEWWLWVVFWGMWAAQGLWWAAHRYAGADARALLDVLANLVHNAAMVVIMAEVCLVYATAGWYKIQGSRWQDGTALFYPLKLDYFSPWPELSSLLGTSGVIVMLLTYGTVMVQVAFPFTLFNRRVKNVLLVAMMLEHAGIAVLLGLPFFSLAMIAADAVFLPTSFLRRVGAYAGRLRPGARLPGQRGQGADEVERPRTLVG, translated from the coding sequence GTGACCACGTACGACCACGACGAGCCGGCCGGCCACCGCTCCCCGGCCACCGGTACCTCCCGACCGCCCGCAGGCACCGGCGCCATCCACACCTCCGCCACCCCCGGCCCCGCCCAGGTGCCCCCCGGCCCCGGCGAGACGTGGGCCGCGCGCGCCGTGCGGGTCGCTTCGGCCGCGGCCCTCGGCCCGTACCAGAGCGCCGTCGTACGGATCGGTTTCTCCGCGACCTGGCTGTTCTTCCTGCTGCGCGAGCTGCCCAACCGGCGTGAGCTGTACGGCCCCGACGGACCCTGGAGCTGGGGCCTCGGCAACCGTCTGGTGGACGGGAACCACGCGTTCACCGTGCTCCTGTGGAGCGACAGCACCGTCTGGTTCGAGGTCGTGTACGCGCTCGCCGTCGTGTCGAGCGTGCTCCTCCTGCTCGGCTGGCGCACCCGCACCATGTCCGTCGTCTTCATGATCGGCGTGCTCTCTCTGCAGAATCGCTCCGTCTTCGCGGGGGACGGCGGTGACAACGTCATCCACCTGATGGCGATCTATCTCGTCTTCACGCGGTGCGCCCGCGTCTGGTCGCTGGACGCGCGGCGCCTCGCGCGCGGCGGCCGGGACCGGGTCGGCCCGGTGCTGTGGGCGGTGTGCGGACTCGCGCTGCTGGCCGGTACCTGGCGTACGTCCGGGGCCGGTGTCTTCGGCGCCGGCGAGTGGTGGCTGTGGGTCGTGTTCTGGGGCATGTGGGCCGCGCAGGGGCTGTGGTGGGCGGCCCACCGGTACGCGGGCGCCGACGCGCGGGCGCTGCTCGACGTCCTCGCCAACCTCGTCCACAATGCCGCGATGGTCGTGATCATGGCGGAGGTCTGCCTGGTCTACGCGACCGCCGGCTGGTACAAGATCCAGGGCAGCCGCTGGCAGGACGGCACGGCGCTGTTCTACCCGCTCAAGCTCGACTACTTCTCGCCGTGGCCCGAACTCTCCTCCCTGCTGGGCACGAGCGGCGTGATCGTCATGCTCCTCACCTATGGAACGGTCATGGTGCAGGTGGCGTTCCCGTTCACGCTGTTCAACCGCCGGGTCAAGAACGTGCTGCTGGTGGCGATGATGCTGGAGCACGCCGGGATCGCGGTCCTGCTGGGCCTGCCGTTCTTCTCCCTCGCGATGATCGCCGCCGACGCCGTGTTCCTTCCGACGTCCTTCCTGCGCCGGGTGGGGGCCTACGCGGGCCGGCTGCGGCCGGGCGCGCGCCTTCCCGGGCAGCGCGGACAGGGGGCGGACGAGGTCGAAAGGCCCCGTACGCTCGTGGGGTGA
- a CDS encoding alpha-ketoacid dehydrogenase subunit beta, with protein MATATDRTAGRRTAGKPATMAQALQRAMRDAMAEDPTVHVLGEDVGTLGGVFRVTDGLAKEFGEDRCTDTPLAEAGILGTAVGMAMYGLRPVVEMQFDAFAYPAFEQLISHVAKMRNRTRGAMTMPLVVRVPYGGGIGGVEHHSDSSEAYYMATPGLQVVTPSTVEDAYGMLRAAIASDDPVVFLEPKRLYWSKSDWSPDDPAPVEPIGKAAVRRTGTSATLITYGPSVPVCLEAAEAAREEGWDLEVVDLRSLVPFDDETVCASVRRTGRAVVVHESAGFGGPGGEIAARITERCFHHLEAPVLRVAGFDIPYPPPMLEKHHLPGVDRVLDAVARLQWEAGH; from the coding sequence ATGGCCACCGCCACCGACCGCACGGCCGGCCGGAGGACCGCCGGGAAACCCGCCACCATGGCGCAGGCGCTGCAGCGCGCGATGCGCGACGCCATGGCCGAGGACCCCACCGTGCACGTCCTCGGGGAGGACGTCGGCACCCTGGGCGGGGTCTTCCGGGTCACCGACGGGCTGGCCAAGGAGTTCGGTGAGGACCGCTGCACCGACACCCCGCTCGCCGAGGCCGGAATCCTGGGCACGGCCGTCGGCATGGCGATGTACGGGCTGCGGCCGGTCGTCGAGATGCAGTTCGACGCCTTCGCCTACCCGGCCTTCGAGCAGCTCATCAGCCACGTCGCGAAGATGCGCAACCGCACCCGCGGCGCGATGACGATGCCGCTGGTGGTGCGGGTGCCCTACGGCGGCGGCATCGGTGGCGTGGAGCACCACAGCGATTCCAGCGAGGCCTACTACATGGCCACGCCCGGCCTCCAGGTCGTCACCCCCTCCACCGTGGAGGACGCGTACGGGATGCTGAGGGCGGCCATCGCCTCGGACGACCCGGTCGTCTTCCTCGAACCCAAGCGGCTGTACTGGTCGAAGTCCGACTGGTCCCCCGACGACCCGGCGCCGGTGGAGCCCATCGGCAAGGCCGCCGTGCGGCGCACCGGGACGAGCGCCACGCTCATCACGTACGGGCCGTCCGTGCCCGTGTGCCTGGAGGCGGCCGAGGCGGCCCGCGAAGAGGGCTGGGACCTCGAAGTCGTCGACCTGCGCTCGCTGGTCCCGTTCGACGACGAGACGGTGTGCGCTTCGGTGCGCCGCACCGGGCGCGCCGTGGTGGTCCACGAGTCGGCGGGCTTCGGCGGCCCCGGCGGCGAGATAGCGGCCCGGATCACCGAGCGCTGCTTCCACCACCTGGAGGCTCCCGTGCTGCGGGTCGCCGGCTTCGACATTCCCTATCCGCCGCCGATGCTGGAGAAGCACCATCTGCCCGGGGTCGACCGGGTGCTCGACGCGGTGGCACGGCTGCAGTGGGAGGCGGGGCACTGA
- a CDS encoding 3-hydroxyacyl-CoA dehydrogenase: MTKTASASAIAPSRTVAVVGTGTMGQGIAQVALVAGHPVRLYDAVPGRAREAADALAGRLERLVDKGRMDGAARDAALARLYPADALAELADAALVVEAVLEQLPVKQELFTALEAVVAEDCLLATNTSSLSVTAIAGALAHPGRFVGLHFFNPAPLLPLVEVVSGFATDEAAATRAYETAQAWGKTPVRCTDTPGFIVNRIARPFYAEAFAVHEERGADPATIDAVLRECGGFRMGPFELTDLIGQDVNEAVTRSVWESFFQSPKFTPSLAQRRLVESGLHGRKSGRGWYAYEAPGVSGAAGSSSASSAGGAGGAGAAGGAPSQNAGRPEPHTAPPAKAPASVTVVGDLGPARELVAMMTEAGIDVTSVNEGGPYIELPGDGQLVPADGKTSVEFADVVYFDLALDYRGATRIALSASEDTSERAVAEAVGLFQKLGKEVSVIGDVPGMIVARTVAMLVDLAADAIAKGVATPEDIDTAMRLGVNYPLGPVEWNRRLGRDWAYDVLSALHERCPTGRYAPSLALYRQAYAGDEETGS; the protein is encoded by the coding sequence ATGACCAAAACCGCCAGCGCCTCAGCGATCGCGCCGAGCCGTACCGTCGCCGTCGTCGGCACCGGGACCATGGGGCAGGGCATCGCCCAGGTCGCCCTCGTCGCCGGACACCCCGTACGGCTCTACGACGCCGTGCCCGGCCGGGCACGCGAGGCCGCGGACGCCCTTGCCGGCCGCCTGGAGCGGCTGGTCGACAAGGGCCGCATGGACGGCGCCGCACGCGACGCCGCGCTGGCCCGTCTGTACCCCGCCGACGCCCTCGCCGAGCTCGCCGACGCGGCGCTCGTCGTCGAGGCCGTCCTGGAACAACTCCCCGTCAAGCAGGAGCTGTTCACCGCGCTCGAAGCGGTGGTGGCCGAGGACTGCCTGCTCGCCACCAACACCTCCTCGCTCTCGGTCACCGCGATCGCGGGGGCGCTCGCGCACCCCGGCCGCTTCGTCGGCCTGCACTTCTTCAACCCTGCGCCGCTGCTCCCGCTGGTCGAGGTCGTCAGCGGTTTCGCCACCGACGAGGCCGCCGCGACCCGTGCGTACGAGACGGCGCAAGCCTGGGGCAAGACGCCGGTGCGCTGCACCGACACCCCGGGCTTCATCGTCAACCGCATCGCCCGCCCCTTCTACGCCGAAGCCTTCGCCGTCCACGAGGAGCGGGGCGCGGACCCGGCCACCATCGACGCGGTGCTGCGCGAGTGCGGCGGTTTCCGGATGGGCCCGTTCGAACTGACCGACCTCATCGGGCAGGACGTGAACGAGGCGGTGACGCGCTCGGTCTGGGAGTCCTTCTTCCAGAGCCCCAAGTTCACCCCGTCCCTCGCCCAGCGCCGCCTGGTCGAGTCCGGGCTGCACGGGCGCAAGAGCGGGCGCGGCTGGTACGCGTACGAGGCACCTGGCGTATCCGGCGCGGCGGGCTCCTCCAGCGCGTCCAGCGCCGGTGGTGCCGGTGGTGCGGGTGCCGCCGGTGGCGCGCCCTCACAGAATGCGGGGCGCCCCGAGCCGCACACCGCCCCGCCCGCGAAGGCGCCCGCGTCCGTCACCGTCGTCGGTGACCTGGGCCCGGCCCGCGAACTGGTCGCGATGATGACCGAAGCCGGCATCGACGTGACGAGCGTCAACGAGGGCGGCCCCTACATCGAGCTTCCGGGGGATGGACAGCTCGTCCCGGCCGACGGCAAGACGTCCGTCGAGTTCGCGGACGTCGTGTACTTCGACCTCGCCCTCGACTACCGGGGCGCCACCCGCATCGCGCTCTCCGCGAGCGAGGACACCTCCGAGCGCGCCGTGGCCGAAGCCGTCGGCCTGTTCCAGAAGCTCGGCAAGGAGGTCAGCGTCATCGGTGACGTGCCGGGCATGATCGTCGCCCGTACCGTCGCGATGCTCGTCGATCTCGCCGCCGACGCCATCGCCAAGGGTGTCGCCACACCCGAGGACATCGACACCGCGATGCGCCTCGGCGTCAACTACCCGCTGGGGCCGGTCGAATGGAACCGGCGCCTGGGCCGGGACTGGGCGTACGACGTGCTCTCGGCGCTCCACGAGCGCTGCCCCACCGGCCGCTACGCGCCCTCGCTCGCGCTCTACCGACAGGCGTACGCCGGCGACGAGGAGACGGGCTCATGA
- the pdhA gene encoding pyruvate dehydrogenase (acetyl-transferring) E1 component subunit alpha: MTVQELPGAAAYRPAPPPAWRHRTDPAPLLPDSEPFRVLGTGAELDRALMLKLYAELVRGRRYNAQATALTKQGRLAVYPSSTGQEACEVAAALALEERDWLFPSYRDTLAAVARGLDPVQALTLLRGDWHTGYDPREHRIAPLCTPLATQLPHAVGLAHAARLKGDDVVALALVGDGGTSEGDFHEALNFAAVWQAPVVFLVQNNGFAISVPLAKQTAAPSLAHKAVGYGMPGRLVDGNDAPAVHQVLSEAIGRARRGGGPTLIEAVTYRMEAHTNADDATRYRGSAEVEAWRAHDPIRILEGELTARGILDEDGVRAAAEAAEAMAAALRERMNAEPVLDPMDLFTEVYAERNGQLREQAAQLRAELEAEAR, from the coding sequence ATGACGGTCCAAGAGCTCCCCGGTGCCGCCGCATACCGGCCGGCCCCTCCACCTGCCTGGAGGCACCGCACCGACCCCGCCCCGCTCCTGCCGGACTCCGAGCCCTTCCGGGTCCTGGGCACGGGCGCCGAGCTCGACCGTGCGCTGATGCTGAAGCTGTACGCGGAGCTGGTCCGTGGCCGCCGCTACAACGCGCAGGCCACCGCGCTCACCAAGCAGGGCCGTCTCGCCGTGTACCCCTCGTCGACCGGTCAGGAGGCCTGCGAGGTCGCCGCCGCCCTCGCCCTGGAGGAGCGTGACTGGCTGTTCCCGAGCTACCGCGACACCCTCGCGGCCGTCGCCCGGGGCCTGGACCCGGTGCAGGCCCTGACGCTGCTGCGCGGCGACTGGCACACCGGCTACGACCCGCGCGAGCACCGCATCGCTCCGCTGTGCACCCCGCTGGCCACCCAGCTCCCGCACGCGGTGGGCCTCGCCCACGCGGCCCGCCTCAAGGGCGACGACGTGGTCGCGCTCGCCCTGGTGGGCGACGGCGGAACCAGCGAGGGCGACTTCCACGAAGCGCTGAACTTCGCGGCCGTGTGGCAGGCGCCGGTGGTCTTCCTGGTGCAGAACAACGGCTTCGCCATCTCCGTGCCGCTCGCCAAGCAGACCGCGGCCCCCTCCCTCGCCCACAAGGCCGTCGGTTACGGAATGCCGGGCCGCCTGGTGGACGGCAACGACGCGCCCGCGGTGCACCAGGTGCTCTCGGAGGCCATCGGCCGGGCCCGGCGCGGCGGCGGCCCCACCCTGATCGAGGCGGTCACGTACCGGATGGAGGCGCACACCAACGCCGACGACGCGACGCGCTACCGCGGCTCCGCCGAGGTCGAGGCCTGGCGCGCACACGACCCGATCCGGATCCTGGAGGGCGAGCTGACGGCCCGCGGCATCCTCGACGAGGACGGCGTGCGTGCCGCGGCCGAGGCCGCCGAGGCCATGGCGGCGGCGCTGCGCGAGCGGATGAACGCCGAGCCGGTCCTCGACCCCATGGACCTCTTCACCGAGGTGTACGCCGAGCGGAACGGCCAACTGCGCGAGCAGGCCGCCCAGTTGCGCGCCGAGCTGGAAGCCGAGGCCCGCTGA
- a CDS encoding TetR/AcrR family transcriptional regulator: protein MTTAKRDTYTPETLLTVAVRIFNERGYDGTSMEHLSKAAGISKSSIYHHVSGKEELLRRAVSRAIDGLFGVLDEPGAQRGRSIERVEYVTRRTVEVLTAELPYVTLLLRVRGNTKTERWAMERRREFDQRVADLLKAAVADGDLRDDLDIRLATRLLFGMVNSLVEWYRPQREGEADGDQVADTVVRMAFEGLRTGH from the coding sequence ATGACCACGGCCAAGCGCGACACCTACACGCCCGAGACCCTCCTGACGGTGGCGGTGCGGATCTTCAACGAGCGTGGCTACGACGGCACGTCGATGGAGCACCTGTCCAAGGCGGCCGGGATCTCCAAGTCGTCGATCTACCACCATGTCTCCGGCAAGGAGGAACTCCTGCGCCGGGCCGTGAGCCGCGCCATCGACGGTCTCTTCGGCGTCCTGGACGAACCCGGTGCCCAGCGCGGCCGCTCCATCGAGCGGGTCGAGTACGTCACCCGACGTACCGTCGAAGTCCTCACGGCCGAACTCCCCTACGTCACGCTGCTGTTGCGCGTCCGCGGCAACACCAAGACGGAGCGCTGGGCCATGGAGCGCCGCCGGGAGTTCGACCAGCGCGTCGCCGACCTGCTCAAGGCGGCCGTCGCCGACGGTGACCTCCGCGACGACCTGGACATTCGGCTGGCGACCCGGCTGCTCTTCGGCATGGTCAACTCCCTGGTGGAGTGGTACCGGCCGCAGCGCGAGGGCGAGGCGGACGGGGACCAGGTGGCCGACACGGTGGTCAGGATGGCGTTCGAGGGGTTGCGGACCGGCCATTGA
- a CDS encoding TrmH family RNA methyltransferase produces the protein MQYDEGFGPAEVGVGPHPLPWPEGERYDPELLAHGDRRNVVDAYRYWTREAIVADLDTRRHDFHVAVENWGHDFNIGSVVRTANAFLAKEIHIVGRRRWNRRGAMVTDRYQHVRHHPDTESLTAWALAEGVPIIGIDNLPGAVPLERTELPRRCVLLFGQEGPGLTEEAREHAHMVCSIAQFGSTRSINAGAAAAIAMHAWVQRHAVVPG, from the coding sequence ATGCAGTACGACGAAGGCTTCGGCCCGGCCGAGGTCGGGGTGGGTCCGCACCCGTTGCCCTGGCCCGAGGGCGAGCGCTACGACCCGGAGCTGCTCGCCCATGGCGACCGGCGCAATGTCGTCGACGCCTACCGCTACTGGACGCGCGAGGCGATCGTCGCGGACCTCGACACCCGGCGGCACGACTTCCACGTGGCCGTCGAGAACTGGGGCCACGACTTCAACATCGGATCCGTGGTGCGCACCGCCAACGCGTTCCTCGCCAAGGAGATCCACATCGTGGGCCGGCGCCGCTGGAACCGGCGCGGGGCCATGGTCACCGACCGCTACCAGCATGTGCGCCACCACCCGGACACCGAGTCGCTGACCGCATGGGCGCTGGCGGAGGGCGTGCCGATCATCGGCATCGACAATCTGCCGGGCGCGGTGCCGCTGGAGCGGACCGAGCTGCCGCGCCGATGTGTCCTGCTCTTCGGGCAGGAGGGCCCCGGGCTCACCGAGGAGGCGCGCGAGCACGCCCATATGGTGTGCTCCATCGCCCAGTTCGGCTCCACGCGGTCCATCAACGCGGGCGCCGCCGCGGCCATCGCGATGCACGCCTGGGTGCAGCGGCACGCCGTCGTCCCCGGCTGA
- a CDS encoding DUF5819 family protein, whose amino-acid sequence MDSYKNGASAGSRAEDSASEQVGVGADGSGDPVTSERAAPAGQESAPESVPETGPPSGPSGAPRDPAGDLSDAGGGGGGEGEAPQGIAGLPVRFQAVAAVGLAVVGVIALVQIGMVFLHVAPSNTISKQYGTAVDDWIYPEFEQNWKLFAPNPLQQNIDVQGRAEIKLPDGSTRTTDWIDFSAQDGAAIRHNPLPSHTEQNELRRGWDFFVGSHTDDNKPNGLRGELSEQYLRRIVMLRLGAHRDGGTVDRIQLRSMTISVKGPSWSDEKTDTRPSYRVIPWWTVGPADLPKGAGDARTEAQR is encoded by the coding sequence ATGGATTCGTACAAGAACGGGGCCAGTGCCGGGAGCAGGGCCGAGGACAGCGCATCCGAGCAGGTCGGAGTGGGTGCGGACGGCTCCGGCGACCCGGTGACGAGCGAGCGGGCAGCCCCGGCGGGGCAGGAATCCGCCCCGGAATCCGTCCCGGAAACCGGCCCCCCATCCGGGCCGTCCGGCGCGCCGCGCGACCCCGCCGGGGACCTCTCGGACGCCGGTGGCGGTGGCGGGGGCGAGGGCGAGGCCCCGCAGGGGATCGCCGGGCTGCCCGTCCGGTTCCAGGCGGTGGCCGCCGTCGGGCTCGCGGTCGTCGGCGTGATCGCCTTGGTGCAGATCGGGATGGTGTTCCTGCACGTCGCACCGTCCAACACCATCAGCAAGCAGTACGGCACCGCGGTCGACGACTGGATCTACCCCGAGTTCGAGCAGAACTGGAAGCTCTTCGCGCCCAATCCGCTCCAGCAGAACATCGACGTCCAGGGGCGTGCCGAGATCAAGTTGCCGGACGGCAGCACCAGGACCACCGACTGGATCGACTTCTCGGCCCAGGACGGCGCCGCCATCCGCCACAACCCGCTGCCCAGTCACACCGAGCAGAACGAACTGCGCCGCGGCTGGGACTTCTTCGTCGGGTCCCACACCGACGACAACAAGCCGAACGGCCTGCGCGGCGAGCTGTCCGAGCAGTACCTGCGGCGCATCGTGATGCTCAGGCTCGGCGCGCACCGCGACGGCGGCACGGTCGACCGGATCCAGCTCCGGTCCATGACGATCTCCGTCAAGGGCCCGTCATGGAGCGACGAGAAGACCGACACCCGGCCGTCCTACCGGGTGATCCCCTGGTGGACGGTGGGCCCGGCCGACCTGCCCAAGGGCGCCGGCGACGCACGCACGGAGGCGCAGCGGTGA
- the paaN gene encoding phenylacetic acid degradation protein PaaN: MQLTEKHRPTLDGALEAIRTRAYWSPHPEHPKAYGETGAEDGKAAFDALLNRRFDLDQPGTDDWTGAEVSPYGIELGVQYPHPDLDVLLPAMRAGMAAWRAAGPETRALVCVEILARIGARTHEFAHAVMHTSGQAFMMAFQAGGPHAQDRGLEAVAYAYQEQTRTPSGSAAWSKPQGKRDPLELTKTFTPAGRGIALLIGCNTFPTWNGYPGLFASLATGNPVLVKPHPRAVLPLAMTVKVAREVLAEAGFDPNLVALAAERPGEGIAKTLAVRPEIKIIDYTGSSAFGDWLEANARQAQVYTEKAGVNTVVIDSTDDYKGMLANLSFSLSLYSGQMCTTPQNLLIPRDGITTDAGRKSYDEVVTDLAGAVGGLLGDDGRANALLGALVNPDVKSRLEAAAGLGEVALPSREVANPEFPGAVVRTPVIVKLDGAKPDSEAAYLSECFGPVSFAVAVDSTADAVELLRRTVRDKGAMTVGAYTTSPEVERAVEDVCLEESAQLSLNLTGGVYVNQTAAFSDFHGSGGNPAANAALCDGAFVANRFRVVEVRRQA, from the coding sequence ATGCAGCTGACCGAGAAGCACAGGCCCACCCTGGACGGGGCCCTGGAGGCGATCCGCACGCGTGCGTACTGGTCGCCGCACCCGGAGCACCCCAAGGCCTACGGGGAGACCGGGGCCGAGGACGGCAAGGCTGCCTTCGACGCGCTCCTGAACCGCCGCTTCGACCTCGACCAGCCGGGCACCGACGACTGGACGGGCGCCGAAGTCTCGCCCTACGGAATCGAGTTGGGCGTCCAGTACCCGCACCCCGACCTCGACGTCCTGCTGCCCGCGATGCGCGCCGGCATGGCCGCCTGGCGGGCCGCCGGGCCCGAGACGCGGGCGCTGGTCTGCGTCGAGATCCTGGCCCGCATCGGAGCGCGCACCCACGAGTTCGCGCACGCGGTCATGCACACCAGCGGCCAGGCCTTCATGATGGCGTTCCAGGCCGGTGGCCCGCACGCCCAGGACCGCGGGCTCGAGGCCGTCGCGTACGCCTACCAGGAGCAGACCCGCACCCCCTCGGGCAGCGCCGCCTGGTCCAAGCCGCAGGGCAAGCGCGACCCTCTGGAGCTCACCAAGACGTTCACGCCGGCCGGGCGCGGCATTGCCCTGCTCATCGGCTGCAACACCTTCCCGACGTGGAACGGCTACCCGGGCCTCTTCGCCTCCCTCGCCACCGGCAACCCGGTCCTGGTCAAGCCGCACCCGCGCGCGGTGCTGCCGCTCGCGATGACGGTGAAGGTGGCGCGCGAGGTGCTGGCCGAGGCGGGCTTCGACCCCAACCTGGTGGCGCTCGCGGCCGAGCGGCCCGGCGAGGGCATCGCCAAGACCCTCGCGGTCCGCCCCGAGATCAAGATCATCGACTACACGGGCTCCTCCGCCTTCGGCGACTGGCTGGAGGCCAACGCCCGCCAGGCGCAGGTCTACACGGAGAAGGCCGGCGTCAACACGGTGGTCATCGACTCCACCGACGACTACAAGGGCATGCTCGCCAACCTGTCCTTCTCGCTGTCCCTCTACAGCGGCCAGATGTGCACCACCCCGCAGAACCTGCTGATCCCCCGCGACGGCATCACCACCGACGCGGGAAGGAAGTCCTACGACGAGGTGGTCACCGACCTCGCGGGCGCGGTCGGTGGCCTCCTCGGCGACGACGGCCGGGCCAACGCGCTGCTCGGCGCCCTCGTCAACCCCGATGTGAAGTCCCGTCTGGAGGCGGCGGCGGGCCTCGGGGAAGTCGCCCTGCCCTCACGGGAGGTGGCCAACCCCGAGTTCCCCGGGGCGGTGGTGCGCACCCCCGTGATCGTCAAGCTGGACGGCGCGAAGCCGGACAGCGAGGCCGCCTACCTGTCGGAGTGTTTCGGCCCGGTCTCCTTCGCCGTCGCCGTCGACTCCACGGCGGACGCGGTCGAGCTGCTGCGCCGCACGGTCCGCGACAAGGGCGCCATGACGGTCGGCGCGTACACCACCTCACCCGAGGTGGAGCGCGCGGTGGAGGATGTCTGCCTGGAGGAGTCGGCCCAGCTGTCGCTGAACCTGACGGGCGGGGTCTACGTCAACCAGACGGCCGCCTTCTCCGACTTCCACGGCTCGGGCGGCAACCCCGCGGCCAACGCGGCCCTGTGCGACGGGGCGTTCGTGGCCAACCGCTTCCGCGTGGTGGAGGTCCGCAGGCAGGCCTGA